The region CGTCCGGCGCGGGGGTCCGGTGGAGGCGGGCCAGCAGGGTCGCGGCGGCCTCCCAGGGAGCGGCCTCGGGGGTCTGCGGGTCGACCGGGGTGCCGTACGGCCAGAAGGTGACCAGGCGGCCGTGGAGGTCGACGGGCTTCGGGCGGAGCGGGGCGAGGAGGATGCCGGTGAGGGCGGGGTGTGCGGCGAGCTCGAGACGGGGGGAGAGTTCGACGGGGTCCGTGCCGGGGGCGTGGGCCTTGGCCACGGTGTCGCCGTGGCGGACGACGGTGCCGTCGTGGCGGTCGGCGAGGACGGAGTCGTGGTGTGCGCAGGGGGTGTCGGCGGGGTGGGCCGCGGTGCGCGCCCCGGCGGTCAGGGCGGGAAGCACGTCTGCGGTCACGGGGCCCCCTGGGGTGTGCGGTCGGTACCTCGCGAGCGTACGTTCTCCGTCCCCGGGGTCCCTAGCCGTCCCCTCCCGTTCCTGGGGCTCCGCCCCCAGACCCCGGGTGGGTTCGTCGGGTGCGGGTGGGTGGGGGCCGGTCGCGCAGTTCCCCGCGCCCCTGGGGCACGGGGCTGCGCCCCGGTGCCCCATCGGCCTGAACGGCCTCGTCCTGTCGCAATCAGGGAAACAGGCCCGCCCTCGCGTCAGGGCAAAACAATGCCCGCGCAGCTCCCCAGCTGCGCGGGCATTTGTGCCGTCCGCCGCACCCCCGTCCCCACGGGGTTTCATGGCCGGATGTCCCCGCCCGGACCGCTCTTCCGGGCCTGGGGCGCCGCTCAGCGCCCCAGCATCACGCCCACGGACGACGCTTGTGTGACCACTGCGTCCCAGCCGCCGAAGACGACTACGAGCAGGGCCGCCAGAGGAAGGACCATCGCTGTCGCCACCAAGGGGTGGCGCTGACCCTGACGACGCGGGCGGAACGCGGCGCTGTACGCCTTGCGTCCTGTGCGGATCGCCGTCCGCGGTGCCGTGTGGGCCATGGTCCCTCTCCTGACCGAGCATCTATGTGGTTTGGCAGCGGCGGGTGTCTGACCTCGGGGGACGAGTGCTGCACCCGCCGCTTGACCTCAAATCTATGGGCGCGGCGGCGATCGGTCGTCATGCCCTCGTACCGATTGCCGGGCCTCCCGGAGGATGAGCGATGACCTGCGGTGTACTCCCCTGGGTGGAGATGAGGACCTAGGTCTCAGGGTCTTCCCGGAGGGGGCGTCCGGTGTGCCCGGACTGTTCCGAGCTGTCCTCCCTCGGCACCGGCTGCTCGACCAGCGCCAGCACCCGGGTCGCCATGAAGCGGGCGGTGCGCACCACTGATCCGCTTCGGGTGACTTCGCTCACTTCCACCACCCCCCGGCGCACCGCGGTCTCCACTCTGCGACCCGCCCTGCTCGCCACCACCTCGTACGTACGCGTCGTGTCCCCGGCGTCCACGACTATCTCCACGCGATCACCCTTCACAGGTTCAATCCCCCTTCTGCGACGGACGGTTGGGATCACGGGCAGCCCAAAGCAGCCCTGTTCTCACATTCCCTGACCGTCTTTCAAGTTTCCCACCCGGCACTGACAATCGATCGGACCGTGAGGGCGCGGCCTCTGCGCGCACCCGGCCGGGGAAACGTAAGCTGTGGCTCGTCAAACGGACCGGGCAGCGGGGATGGACATGGCGATGATGCGCCTGAGGCGCGAGGACCCGCGTGTCGTCGGCTCGTTCAGGCTTCACAGGCGGCTCGGCGCGGGTGGAATGGGCGTGGTCTACCTGGGCTCCGACCGCCGTGGTCAGCGGGTCGCGCTGAAGGTGATCCGACCGGATCTGGCGGAGGATCAGGAGTTCCGGTCACGGTTCGCCCGCGAGGTCTCGGCGGCCCGGCGGATCAGGGGCGGGTGCACGGCGCGGCTCGTGGCCGCCGATCTCGAGGCGGACCGGCCGTGGTTCGCCACGCAGTACGTGCCGGGGCCCTCGCTGCACGACAAGGTCGCCGAGGAGGGCCCGATGTCGGCCGCCGACGTGGCCGCCGTCGGGGCCGCGCTCTCCGAGGGGCTCGTCGCCGTGCACGAGGCCGGTGTCGTGCACCGGGACCTCAAGCCGTCCAACATCCTGCTGTCCCCGAAGGGGCCGCGGATCATCGACTTCGGCATCGCCTGGGCGACGGGGGCGAGCACCCTGACGCACGTCGGTACGGCGGTCGGCTCGCCCGGGTTCCTCGCGCCCGAGCAGGTGCGCGGCGCCGCCGTCACCCCGGCCACCGACGTGTTCGCGCTCGGCGCCACGCTGGCGTACGCGGCGACCAACGACTCCCCCTTCGGACACGGCAGTTCCGAGGTGATGCTGTACCGAGTGGTGCACGAGGAACCGCAGCTGCACGGCGTTCCGGACGCGTTGGCTCCGCTCGTCCGCGCGTGTCTGGCCAAGGACCCCGAGGAGCGTCCCAGCACGCTCCAACTCTCCCTGCGGCTCAAGGAGATCGCGGCCCGCGAGGCGCAGGGCATGGCGGATGTCCGCCCGCCCGCGCAGCGCAATGATCCCGACCGGCCGACGGGGCGCCTGGCCGAGCAGTACGCCGAGCAGCCCACCCAGCG is a window of Streptomyces sp. NBC_00271 DNA encoding:
- a CDS encoding serine/threonine-protein kinase, producing the protein MDMAMMRLRREDPRVVGSFRLHRRLGAGGMGVVYLGSDRRGQRVALKVIRPDLAEDQEFRSRFAREVSAARRIRGGCTARLVAADLEADRPWFATQYVPGPSLHDKVAEEGPMSAADVAAVGAALSEGLVAVHEAGVVHRDLKPSNILLSPKGPRIIDFGIAWATGASTLTHVGTAVGSPGFLAPEQVRGAAVTPATDVFALGATLAYAATNDSPFGHGSSEVMLYRVVHEEPQLHGVPDALAPLVRACLAKDPEERPSTLQLSLRLKEIAAREAQGMADVRPPAQRNDPDRPTGRLAEQYAEQPTQRRPQGTPPPRTGGTNGGSRPPQSGARPAPARGTGRSGSRPAPRSGAGRPAPRTTGTGRRPANPRLLRQRLFVFVVVTLLVALGIAAAQGCQGPARGLDDGGTREDVRQGQSSYAPAPGDPMAEQYRGRLDSF